The genomic region CAGGCAGAGTCTTTTTATCAGACTTGATCCTCAGATGCCAGTAAAAGACTATGAAGACTTAAAAATACAAATACAGATTATTGAGCCTTCAAGAGTAAAGATAGTTTTTGATAACACGAAAAATAAATTAGCTCAGGTATTTATTCAGGAAAATGAAAGATGGTTAAAAAAGGATGAGATAGAAACTGTTGCTTTTGATGAAATATTTGAAATAGAAATACCCTTTAATGTCATAGAAATAAAAGATGAAGAAATCTCACTTTTTGTGGAGATTTTTAAAAATTGCTATTTAATTGATCGTGCTCCAGTTTTTGGCTTTATAAACATTCATGTTCCCCCACCAGACTTTGATAGGTTAATGTGGCTTTAATAGGAAAAATCTATTTTACTTTTCGGAAATACTTATTTTAAATTTATCAGGAGGGATGTGGGACTGGTGTCCCTCCTGGTCTGCAAAACCAGTGATGGAGGACGATTTACTCCAGTGGGTTCAATTCCCACCATCCCTCTCCATAAATGAATTCTCACCTGAGCTGGTAAAATTAATGTTATAATATTCTACTATGTCCATATTGAACAAAGCTGTTCTTTATCTCAGAATGATTAAAATTGAACACAGTGTTTTTGCCCTTCCCTTTGCTTTTGCAGGAGCATTGCTTTCAGCAGGAGGGATTCCACAGCTTGAAAAGTTACTCTGGATTACTGTTGCAATGGTTACTGCAAGAGCCGGTGCTTTTGGATTTAACAGAATAATTGACAGAAAAATAGACGCCCTTAATCCAAGAACTGCTCAGAGAGAGATTCCCACAGGAAAGATAAAGCTATGGGAGGCAGTTTTATTCACTGTGCTCTGCCTCATAATATTTGTTTATTCAGCATGGATGCTAAATCCCCTTTGTTTTAAACTTTCTCCTTTGGCTATTTTTATACTGTTCATATATTCATACACAAAGAGATTCACATGGGCATGCCATTTTGTGCTTGGATTAGCACTTGCCCTTGCACCACTTGGCGCATGGATTGCTGTGCGGGGAAGTTTTAACTGGGAGATAATCCCTATGGTTTTGACAGTTGTATTCTGGCTTGCTGGCTTTGATACCCTTTATGCTCTGTGGGATGTGGATTTTGATAAAAAATACGGCATCTATTCCATTCCCAAAGCCTTTGGAGTAAAAAAGGCAATACAGCTTGCAAGGCTTTTTCATTTTATTGCATGGAGCTTTCTTGTTTTAACAGGTTTAGTATTCAAGCTAAATATATTTTACTGGCTTGGAATGGCAGTAGTTGCCTATTTATTCATACATGAACACAGGCTTGTAAAACCCCATGACCTTTCAAAGCTTGACATTGCTTTCTTTAATATGAATGGCTATATAAGTGTAACAGTATTCGTATTTACAGCAATGGCTGTATTGATAAGGATTTAGGAGGAGTCATGAAGCAGATTTTTATAGTTCGTGCACAGTATCTGATCACAATGAATAAAAAAGATGAAGTAGTTGAAAATGGTGCAGTTGTTGTTGAAGACGGAAGAATTAAGGATATTGCAGAGTTTACAGAAATCTTAAAAAAATACAAGGACCCTTCAATTCCTGTATATGGCAACTCTCATTCAGCCCTGATGCCAGGATTTATAAACACCCATACACACGCTGCAATGGTTCTATTCAGAGGCATTGCCGATGATCTACCTCTCAAAAAGTGGCTTACTGAGCATATATGGCCCAGAGAGACAAAGTTTCTTAGCCCTGAGTTTGTTTATGATGGAACACTGCTTGCCTCATTGGAGATGCTTAAAAGCGGAACAACAACATTTAATGACATGTATTTTTTCACTGAATCAATTGCAGAAGCAGTAAAAAAGCTCGGAATAAGGGCAGTTATCGGTCAGGGAGTTCTTGATTTTCCCACTGCATCAGGAAATGGAGCTGATGACTATCTTAAAAAAGCTGAAGAATTCATTGAAAAATATAGAAGTGACGAACTCATTATTCCTGCTGTAGCACCTCATGCCATTTATACATGTAGCAAGGAAACACTTCTTAAATCAAAAGAGCTTGCATTGAAAAACAGTGTTCCCATTCATATCCATCTCAGTGAAACCTTTAATGAAGTTGAGGAATGCATTAAAAAGCATGGTAAAAGACCTGTTAAATATCTTGATGATATAGGATTTCTTGAGGGTAAAATAACTGCTGCTCATTCAGTATGGCTTGATGATGAAGAAATTGAGATTATGGCTGAAAGAGGCATTGGAGTATCCCACTGCATTGAAAGCAATCTTAAGCTTTCAAGCGGAGTTGCACCTGTGGCAAGAATGATCAAAAAAGGTGTAAAAGTAAGCATGGGAACAGATGGTGCAGCAAGCAACAACAACCTTGACCTTCTTGAAGAGATTTCAATTGCAGCAAAGGTTCAGAAAGGAGTTACAGCAGACCCAACAGTGCTTGATGTAAAAACCTGCATGAAAATGCTTACAGTATGGGCAGCAGAAGCCCTTGGAATTGATAGTGAAACAGGAAGTATAGAAATAGGTAAAAAAGCTGACATGATTTTAATGAATCTAAGAAAGCCACATTTACAGCCTGTTTACGATATATACTCCACAATAATCTATTCTGCAAAAGCGTCTGACATTGAAGATGTCTTTGTCAATGGCATTCCTGTGATACTCAATGGCAGGCATCAATTTGTTGACGAAGATGAGATAATTGATAAAGCATTGTGGTGGGCTGAAAGAATCAGAAATTTCTGTCATTTTTGAGCTGCCTTGTTAAAAAAACATACATAGAAAGCTCAAACTTCACTCTTTCATCAACTCATAGACAAGCATATCAAGGCTTAAGCTACGAGCCTGTCTTAATGAAAGATTTGCTCTATAAAGCAGGTAGTAGACTTTTTCATCTGTATCGGTTTTATTGTTATAATACCAGTTCAATGCTCCAAGAATCATGTCTGGTTCAATGTTTTGAAGCTTATCGAGAAGTTTGAATGCCCTTTGTCTATCCTTTTTCTTTATAGCATCAACGAGGTCAAAGGCTGTAAACTCACCAAGCTCTGTGAGAATGTCCTTGATGTCAAAAACTCCTATATGAGACTTCTCTGTAAGAAGTGATATTTTTTCAATCTCAGAAGAAATCAAACCAGGCTGCCCACCGGTAATATCAATTAAATAACAAACAGCATCTGGTTTGAGAGATATACCAAACTGTGATGCCTTATAAGTTATCCATGCATGAAGCTGTCTTTCATGAATATCAAAATTATAAACAGTAGCACTAAATCTCTCTTTGTCACTACTACCATCAGCAGCTTTTTTTATAAAGTTGATCTCCTCAGAAATATCCTTGTATGAAGCATTGCACAGAATGATGAGATTAACATATGTATTACTCCTGGCTTTAATCTTTTTCAACCATTCTATTTTTTTTTCAGTTTTTTTTAATTTTTCAAAATTATATACAAGCAGTATTCTTTTTGGAGTGAATAAAGAAACAGACTCAAATGAGTTTGTATCAACTTCTTCTGGTGAATCATATATTTCAATGGAAATCGGATCAAAGCTTCTACGAATAAGTCTTCCTGCTTCAAAAAGAAAAAACTGTTCCTGAGCATAGCAAAAATAAAGGTATTTCAGAAGTCCTTTTTTAATTTCCTGTTCAAATTTCTGTATTTCAAGTAAGGAATCTCTCATTCTTGCTGTTTTTCTTCTTTGTCAAAAATAAGTTTTCTTACCATGTCATCGCATATGTCCCTCATTAGTGAATCAATAGCAAGGTCTCTGTCGGCAAGAACACTTGGTAAGTCTCTTGTGGTTCTGAAAAATGTTGTAAAAGGGGAAGATGGTGTGAATTCTTTTATTTTATTACCTTTTTCATCATAAAGAACTGCTTTAACTTCCATAACGATCTGATACTCCACAGTATTAAGTCCAATTTCTGAAAGAGTAACAAGGCGATAATTTTTTATATGAATGTCAAGCACTCTACTGGCAGATGAAGTAAGGGTAAAGCCATTGTTAATAAGTGTTTGATAGGCAATTTTTCTCATTTTATCCTGAAGTCCTGGTTCAAGAGTAGAATTTTCAACATTTCTAAAGTAAATTTCCTGAAAAGGTAAATCAGCTTTTGTGTAAATACTGTATCCACAGCTCTGTAAAAAGAGGCTAAAAATTAATAGGTAAATAAAAATGGTTAAAATCTTTCGTTTTTCTTTAATCTTCATGTAATTTATGATACCATAACTCAGTTATTCTTTGCTGACCTTGCGGTATGATTTAAAAAATTCAGGCATACTGTTGCAAACTATTTTTATCATATGTTAGAATTTTTTCCATGTCTGTAACCAACATAATTTTATCTGGAACCGGCGGGCAGGGAATTGTTCTTGCAAGCAGAATTATTGCCCAAGTTGCTTTTCAGAGTGGATATGATGTGAAAGAAAGTGAGATTCATGGAATGGCTCAAAGAGGTGGAAGTGTCGTAAGTCATATAAGATTTGGAGATAAAGTTTTCTGTCCACAGATTCCCTCAGGTGATGCTCATATAATGATAGCATTAGAAGAACTTGAAGCACTAAGATATTTAAGATTTCTTAAAAAAGATGGTATCGTAATCTTAAATAAGAAAAAAATTCTTCCAGCAATGGCTGAAGAAAAAGAATATCCCCAGGATGTAGAAAATCTGCTTCAGCAAAGAGGATTTCTCGTTATCGCAGTAGAAGCAGAAAAAATTGCAAAACAAATGGAAAACCCGAGAATAGAAAACTCTGTAATCTTGGGAATTCTTTCAGCCCTTTTGTCTTTTAATGAAGAAACATGGTATGACGTGATTTCAAAAGCGGTTCCACCAAAAACAGTTGAGCTTAACATAAAAGCATTCAATGAAGGCAGGAGGTTAATAAAAGAAAATGCCATTCTGGAACAAAGAATTAGAAACATTACCGAGGCAAAAACTTGAGGAGTTACAGTTTTCAAGATTAAAAAAGGTTCTCACAAGAGTTTATCAAAAAGTTCCTCACTACAGAAAAAAATTTCAGGATACAGGAATCACCCCAACAAAACTTAAATCTCTTGATGATATCAAATATTTTCCATTTACAACGAAAGAGGATCTTTTTGTTGACTATCCTTATGGACTTCTCACTGTATCACCTGAAAAGGTGATAAGACTTCATACATCAAGTGGAACAACCGGAAAACCTAAGGCAATATTTTTTTCAAAAAAAGACATAAACAACTCAGCAGAGCTTATTGCTCGCTGTCTTGTAATGACAGGTGCTACAAAGGGAGACATTTTACAAAACAGCATGACCTATGGACTTTTTACTGGAGCTTTTGTAATGCATTATGGAGCTGAAAAAGTGGGAATTCTTGTAATTCCTGCTGGACCTGGAAATACAGAAAGGCAGATTAATTTAATGAAAGACTTTGGAACAACCATGCTTCACATAACTCCCAGTTATGCTCTTTATGTTGCCTCTGTGCTTTATGATAAGGGAATTGATCCAAAAAAGGAACTGAAACTCAAAAGAGCCTATCTTGGTGCAGAACCTTACTCTGAAGAAACAAGAAGAAAAATTGAAAATATGCTTGGCATAGATATTTATAACTGTTATGGACTTACAGAGATGAATGGACCTGGAGTTGGGTTTGAATGTCCATACAAAGACGGACTTCACATATGGGAAGACAATTTTCTTATGGAGATCATCAATCCTGAAACAGGTGAACCTTTACCTGATGGTGAGATTGGTGAGCTCGTTTTAACAACCCTTAACAGGGAAGCAATGCCTCTTATAAGATACAGAACAAGGGATTTAACAAGAATTATTTCAGAACCATGCAGATGTGGGAGAACTCACAGAAGAATTTCAAGAATTCTTGGCAGATCCGATGACATGTTCATAGTTAAAGGAGTAAATATCTTTCCTCAGCAGATTGAGCAGGTGCTTATGGGAATAAAGGGTGTTGCCCAGAATTATCAAATCGTACTTGAGTCTTATGATGAAATGGTTGTAAGGGTTGAGATTGACAGAGAGCTTTTTGACGGAAAAATTGAAAAACTAATTAAATTAAAAGAGGAAATCATAGAGAAAATCAGGTCTGCCACACTGGTAAAGCCAAAAGTAGAACTTCTTGAGCCAGGAACACTACCTGTAAGTGAAGGAAAAGCAAAAAGAGTTATTGATAAAAGAACAATTTAGGAGGCTTATATGGATAAAGTTTATATAATCTCAGTATTTGCTGAGAACAAACCTGGAAGACTTGAAAGAATTACAAAAGTCCTTGCAGAAGCAAACATAAATATTCTTGCTTTTTCCATTACAAGCACCAATGGATTTGGAATAATAAAGTTTATGGTTGACAGATGTAAGGAAGCATTCCAACTGTTGAAAGAAAAAGGATTTACGGTATCACTCAATGAAACGATTGGAATTGAGATGAAGGATCAACCTGGTGGACTTTACGAAGTTGTTAAAATTTTATCTTCAAAGGGCATAAATATTGAAAGTGCTGCTGTTTATGTTGCTGAAACAAGAAAAAAAGCCTACTTAATTGTTGAAGTTGAAGACACTCAAAAGGCTATGGAAGCTCTTAAAGGTGAAAATCTTATTTTTTTAAAACCAATTGAATGAGGTGATATTATGATGTGGAATAAAGAAGTGGAATGCATGGCAGAAGAACAACTCAGAGCATTACAGCTTGAGCGGTTAAAACAAACAGTTAAAAGAGCATATGAAAAAGTTCCTTACTACAGAAAAAAGTTTGATGAAGTGGGACTTAAACCAGAAGACATAAAAACCCTTGATGACATTAAAAACATTCCATTTACATCCAAGGCAGACTTAAGAGAGGTTTATCCCTTTGGAATGTTTGCTGCTTCATTGAGTGAAATCGTTGAGATTCACATGTCAAGTGGGACAACCGGGAAACCTGTTGTGGCAGGATATACGCGCAATGACATTGAAGTATGGGCTGAAGTAATGGCAAGATGCCTTACAATGGCTGGAGCCACAAAAGAAGATATTGTTCAAAACTGTTATGGATATGGACTTTTTACTGGTGGATTTGGAGTTCACTATGGAGCTCAAAAAATTGGAGCAATGGTTGTGCCAGCAAGTGCTGGAAATACAAGAAGGCAGATTGAAATAATGAGAGATTTTGGTTCAACAATCCTTACATGTACTCCATCTTATGCTCTTTATATGGCTGAAGTAGCACAGGAGATGGGAGTTGAACCAAAAACTCTTAAGCTTAAGGCAGGATGTTTTGGTGCTGAAATGTGGACCGAGCAGATGAGAAAAGAGATTGAGAAGAGATTTAACATAAACGCGCTTAATATCTATGGATTAACTGAAATAATCGGACCAGGCGTTGCCCATGAATGTATTGAGAAAAAAGGATTGCATGTTTTTGAAGACCATTTTTATGTGGAAATAATTGATCCTGACACAGGTGATAATTTGCCCGATGGAAAAAGAGGAGAACTTGTTCTTACAACCCTTACACGGGAAGGAATGCCCATGTTAAGATTTAGAACAAGGGATATAACTTCAATCATCAGAGAAAAATGCGCCTGTGGAAGAACCTTTGCAAAAATTGAAAGAATTCGTGGAAGAACTGATGACATGATAAAAGTAAGAGGAGTTATGATATTCCCATATCAGATTGAGAGAGCTATTCTGGAAGTTCAGGGAATTGAACCTCATTATCAGATTGTTGTTACAAGACCTCAGCATCTTGACGAGATAGAAGTAATGGTTGAAATGTCAAAGGAAACTTTTTCTGATGAAGTAAAACACATTGAGAATCTCAGGAAAAAGCTTGAAAAAAGAATTGAAGAAACAATAGGAATAAGAGTAAAAGTTACGCTCGTAGAGCCAAAGAGTCTGCCAAGAAGCGAAGGAAAAGCAAAAAGAGTTGTTGATAAAAGAACATTAATAGATTAGGAGGAAAAAATGAAAATAAAGCAGATCTCGGTTTTTCTGGAAAATAAAAGAGGAAGACTTTATGAAGCTCTGAAAGCACTGGCAGAGCAAGAAATAAACATCAGAGCACTTTCAATTGCTGATACTTCTGAGTTTGGTATTTTAAGAATGATTGTTACAGATCCTGAAAAGGCTAAAGAAATTCTTGAAAAAAATGAATTTACAGTAAAACTTACCAATGTAATAGCTATGGCAGTTAAGGACAAACCAGGAGGACTGGCAGAGGCTCTGAAACATCTTTACGATTCAAACATAAATATTGAATATATTTACGCCTTTGTGGAAAAATCAGGACAGAAGGCTGTTGTTGTTCTGAGGACTGAAAATCTTGATAAAACAATATCAATTCTTCAGGAAAAAGGAGTGACTCTTTTAAGCTGGGATGATGTTTTAGCTCTTTAATACCTACGAGACTTTGGAAACATATCAAATTCTCCGAAGTCGCTCAATATAGCTTAAATCCTATTGGAAATTTTGAATTTTAAAACATAGTTGAATTTAATGGCGATAATGTAATATATTTATAGTTATAAATTAATTACTCGGAGGTATGCAATTGGTTAGAATAAGACTTATGAGGTTGGGAGCAAAGAAAAAACCAT from Thermodesulfovibrio sp. 3907-1M harbors:
- a CDS encoding ACT domain-containing protein; translated protein: MKIKQISVFLENKRGRLYEALKALAEQEINIRALSIADTSEFGILRMIVTDPEKAKEILEKNEFTVKLTNVIAMAVKDKPGGLAEALKHLYDSNINIEYIYAFVEKSGQKAVVVLRTENLDKTISILQEKGVTLLSWDDVLAL
- a CDS encoding ACT domain-containing protein, whose product is MDKVYIISVFAENKPGRLERITKVLAEANINILAFSITSTNGFGIIKFMVDRCKEAFQLLKEKGFTVSLNETIGIEMKDQPGGLYEVVKILSSKGINIESAAVYVAETRKKAYLIVEVEDTQKAMEALKGENLIFLKPIE
- a CDS encoding amidohydrolase family protein, coding for MKQIFIVRAQYLITMNKKDEVVENGAVVVEDGRIKDIAEFTEILKKYKDPSIPVYGNSHSALMPGFINTHTHAAMVLFRGIADDLPLKKWLTEHIWPRETKFLSPEFVYDGTLLASLEMLKSGTTTFNDMYFFTESIAEAVKKLGIRAVIGQGVLDFPTASGNGADDYLKKAEEFIEKYRSDELIIPAVAPHAIYTCSKETLLKSKELALKNSVPIHIHLSETFNEVEECIKKHGKRPVKYLDDIGFLEGKITAAHSVWLDDEEIEIMAERGIGVSHCIESNLKLSSGVAPVARMIKKGVKVSMGTDGAASNNNLDLLEEISIAAKVQKGVTADPTVLDVKTCMKMLTVWAAEALGIDSETGSIEIGKKADMILMNLRKPHLQPVYDIYSTIIYSAKASDIEDVFVNGIPVILNGRHQFVDEDEIIDKALWWAERIRNFCHF
- the holA gene encoding DNA polymerase III subunit delta; amino-acid sequence: MRDSLLEIQKFEQEIKKGLLKYLYFCYAQEQFFLFEAGRLIRRSFDPISIEIYDSPEEVDTNSFESVSLFTPKRILLVYNFEKLKKTEKKIEWLKKIKARSNTYVNLIILCNASYKDISEEINFIKKAADGSSDKERFSATVYNFDIHERQLHAWITYKASQFGISLKPDAVCYLIDITGGQPGLISSEIEKISLLTEKSHIGVFDIKDILTELGEFTAFDLVDAIKKKDRQRAFKLLDKLQNIEPDMILGALNWYYNNKTDTDEKVYYLLYRANLSLRQARSLSLDMLVYELMKE
- a CDS encoding phenylacetate--CoA ligase yields the protein MPFWNKELETLPRQKLEELQFSRLKKVLTRVYQKVPHYRKKFQDTGITPTKLKSLDDIKYFPFTTKEDLFVDYPYGLLTVSPEKVIRLHTSSGTTGKPKAIFFSKKDINNSAELIARCLVMTGATKGDILQNSMTYGLFTGAFVMHYGAEKVGILVIPAGPGNTERQINLMKDFGTTMLHITPSYALYVASVLYDKGIDPKKELKLKRAYLGAEPYSEETRRKIENMLGIDIYNCYGLTEMNGPGVGFECPYKDGLHIWEDNFLMEIINPETGEPLPDGEIGELVLTTLNREAMPLIRYRTRDLTRIISEPCRCGRTHRRISRILGRSDDMFIVKGVNIFPQQIEQVLMGIKGVAQNYQIVLESYDEMVVRVEIDRELFDGKIEKLIKLKEEIIEKIRSATLVKPKVELLEPGTLPVSEGKAKRVIDKRTI
- a CDS encoding UbiA-like polyprenyltransferase, yielding MSILNKAVLYLRMIKIEHSVFALPFAFAGALLSAGGIPQLEKLLWITVAMVTARAGAFGFNRIIDRKIDALNPRTAQREIPTGKIKLWEAVLFTVLCLIIFVYSAWMLNPLCFKLSPLAIFILFIYSYTKRFTWACHFVLGLALALAPLGAWIAVRGSFNWEIIPMVLTVVFWLAGFDTLYALWDVDFDKKYGIYSIPKAFGVKKAIQLARLFHFIAWSFLVLTGLVFKLNIFYWLGMAVVAYLFIHEHRLVKPHDLSKLDIAFFNMNGYISVTVFVFTAMAVLIRI
- a CDS encoding phenylacetate--CoA ligase; translation: MMWNKEVECMAEEQLRALQLERLKQTVKRAYEKVPYYRKKFDEVGLKPEDIKTLDDIKNIPFTSKADLREVYPFGMFAASLSEIVEIHMSSGTTGKPVVAGYTRNDIEVWAEVMARCLTMAGATKEDIVQNCYGYGLFTGGFGVHYGAQKIGAMVVPASAGNTRRQIEIMRDFGSTILTCTPSYALYMAEVAQEMGVEPKTLKLKAGCFGAEMWTEQMRKEIEKRFNINALNIYGLTEIIGPGVAHECIEKKGLHVFEDHFYVEIIDPDTGDNLPDGKRGELVLTTLTREGMPMLRFRTRDITSIIREKCACGRTFAKIERIRGRTDDMIKVRGVMIFPYQIERAILEVQGIEPHYQIVVTRPQHLDEIEVMVEMSKETFSDEVKHIENLRKKLEKRIEETIGIRVKVTLVEPKSLPRSEGKAKRVVDKRTLID
- the lptE gene encoding LPS assembly lipoprotein LptE — its product is MKIKEKRKILTIFIYLLIFSLFLQSCGYSIYTKADLPFQEIYFRNVENSTLEPGLQDKMRKIAYQTLINNGFTLTSSASRVLDIHIKNYRLVTLSEIGLNTVEYQIVMEVKAVLYDEKGNKIKEFTPSSPFTTFFRTTRDLPSVLADRDLAIDSLMRDICDDMVRKLIFDKEEKQQE
- a CDS encoding indolepyruvate oxidoreductase subunit beta, coding for MSVTNIILSGTGGQGIVLASRIIAQVAFQSGYDVKESEIHGMAQRGGSVVSHIRFGDKVFCPQIPSGDAHIMIALEELEALRYLRFLKKDGIVILNKKKILPAMAEEKEYPQDVENLLQQRGFLVIAVEAEKIAKQMENPRIENSVILGILSALLSFNEETWYDVISKAVPPKTVELNIKAFNEGRRLIKENAILEQRIRNITEAKT